From one Candidatus Margulisiibacteriota bacterium genomic stretch:
- the trmB gene encoding tRNA (guanosine(46)-N7)-methyltransferase TrmB, which produces MRVRKHANPFNFRKQSDKLQIKKLFTDPAKPLYLEIGFAQGEFLLKMAQTQTNINFLGMEVRKPLVDKINELIIKNNLANICMLHESSTVNLHILPENSIDKVFIFFPDPCFKKKHHKRRIITPAFLTEISSKLKADNEILFQTDVKELFEDTKTYIAEQQNYKILSAKKEIATINETGIPSYFEQRCLDNGWPIYRIKFCFLKTNRN; this is translated from the coding sequence ATGAGAGTAAGAAAGCATGCAAACCCATTCAATTTTCGCAAACAATCCGACAAATTGCAAATAAAAAAACTTTTTACTGATCCTGCAAAGCCTCTATACTTGGAAATTGGCTTTGCTCAGGGTGAATTCCTGCTAAAAATGGCCCAAACCCAAACCAATATAAATTTTCTGGGAATGGAAGTAAGAAAGCCGCTTGTTGATAAAATTAATGAACTGATTATTAAAAATAATCTTGCAAATATATGTATGCTACACGAAAGTTCTACAGTAAATCTGCATATTTTGCCTGAGAATAGCATTGACAAGGTCTTTATCTTTTTCCCAGACCCCTGCTTTAAGAAAAAGCATCACAAACGGCGGATAATAACCCCTGCTTTTTTAACTGAGATATCCTCAAAACTGAAAGCTGACAATGAAATACTTTTTCAAACCGATGTTAAAGAACTATTTGAAGATACAAAAACATATATAGCCGAACAACAAAACTATAAAATTCTTTCAGCAAAAAAGGAAATAGCCACAATCAATGAAACCGGGATACCCTCATATTTCGAGCAGAGATGCCTGGACAACGGTTGGCCGATATACAGGATCAAATTCTGCTTCTTAAAGACTAACAGGAACTGA
- a CDS encoding HAD-IA family hydrolase encodes MRKKIISEKISDIDVIIFDLDLTLYYNIEFADENARLCFQYIADSIGQTFEFVESKYKEIGSINLTLTYYNLTMDDCFTYANPKLDPYQYISTNKVLRKYLLGLKETGYKLAVATNNSIYMVPKVLDAIGIMDCFDYVTCAQSAGKGKPHPKMFNEILNYFGVLPAKVLSVGDNQRKDLDCATSVGITKGILVKGPTDLMNKLNSYLKNKD; translated from the coding sequence ATGAGAAAAAAAATAATTTCTGAAAAAATATCTGATATAGATGTCATAATTTTCGATCTTGATTTGACACTTTATTATAATATAGAATTCGCGGATGAAAACGCCCGTTTATGCTTCCAGTATATTGCTGATTCAATCGGACAAACTTTTGAATTTGTAGAAAGCAAATATAAAGAAATAGGTTCAATAAACCTGACTCTGACTTACTATAATTTAACAATGGATGATTGTTTTACCTATGCCAATCCAAAACTGGACCCTTACCAATATATCAGTACAAATAAAGTTCTTCGCAAGTATCTTCTGGGTTTGAAGGAAACGGGGTATAAATTGGCTGTGGCTACAAATAATTCAATATATATGGTCCCCAAAGTTTTGGACGCAATCGGGATAATGGATTGTTTTGACTATGTAACATGCGCTCAATCGGCAGGGAAGGGCAAGCCTCACCCTAAAATGTTTAATGAAATATTGAACTATTTTGGCGTTCTTCCTGCAAAAGTACTGAGTGTCGGGGATAATCAGCGCAAAGACCTGGATTGTGCCACAAGTGTCGGCATTACTAAGGGTATTTTAGTGAAGGGGCCAACCGATTTAATGAACAAACTCAATTCTTATCTGAAAAATAAGGATTAA
- a CDS encoding YvcK family protein — MLNKKIIAENRTVGISSCHKNRSEVTIFSGGTGWNDIAREFHTFFSNVNYILTTTDNGGSTGQIRELHGGPGCGDHRSRIIRLADESTTLAQSLKKLLAKRLTKDTRSKAKKEWFNILHGTGHLWDNIPQAHRNIILTSLLKFEQERIMKTNEFNFDFRGGSIGNFFFAGTRLMYDSLDSAIYMFSRLLNLPQTISVIPTIKTNDFATIGVELRSGELIKGQNEISHPSPKNKPTSFDKHHQHKLPSPIKKLFYLNKYGDIFNPEAHPQALSAIGSSDALIYSIGSLYTSIIANLIVEGVGEKIAAGNFSKIKLLNGYNDRETYGMNSIDYIIAVTEGLNRYGKLRNRPEHYIQKLFYTENSKIPVDLAGIKAMGITPVKVKTASHSSTDEPHYSKSELLKKIQQEI, encoded by the coding sequence ATGCTGAACAAAAAAATAATAGCTGAAAACAGGACCGTTGGCATAAGTTCCTGTCATAAGAATAGGTCCGAGGTGACGATTTTCTCCGGCGGAACCGGCTGGAATGACATTGCCAGAGAATTTCATACTTTTTTCTCTAATGTAAATTATATATTAACAACAACCGATAACGGTGGTAGCACCGGCCAAATCCGCGAATTACATGGCGGTCCTGGCTGTGGAGATCACCGCTCCAGAATTATTCGTCTGGCTGATGAAAGCACAACCCTTGCCCAGAGTCTCAAAAAACTGTTAGCGAAAAGATTGACCAAAGACACCAGAAGCAAAGCCAAAAAGGAATGGTTTAATATTTTACATGGTACCGGTCATTTATGGGATAATATTCCCCAGGCACATAGAAATATTATACTTACTTCATTATTGAAGTTCGAGCAGGAACGAATAATGAAGACCAATGAATTTAATTTTGATTTCCGTGGCGGCAGCATCGGCAATTTCTTTTTCGCCGGCACCAGGTTAATGTATGATTCGCTGGATTCAGCTATTTATATGTTTTCCAGGCTTCTTAATTTGCCTCAGACCATTTCAGTTATTCCCACAATTAAAACCAATGATTTTGCTACTATCGGAGTCGAGCTGAGATCAGGTGAACTGATCAAGGGACAAAATGAAATTTCTCATCCCTCTCCTAAAAATAAACCTACCTCTTTTGACAAACATCATCAGCACAAATTACCCTCACCGATTAAAAAATTGTTTTATTTGAACAAATATGGAGACATTTTTAATCCTGAAGCACATCCCCAGGCCCTCAGCGCAATCGGGTCGTCCGACGCGCTAATTTACAGTATCGGTTCTCTCTATACCAGTATTATAGCCAATTTAATCGTAGAAGGTGTAGGAGAAAAAATAGCCGCAGGAAATTTCTCCAAAATAAAACTTCTTAACGGTTATAATGACCGGGAAACTTATGGCATGAACTCCATCGATTATATAATAGCGGTTACAGAGGGTCTGAATCGTTATGGCAAACTGCGTAACAGGCCAGAACATTATATACAAAAATTATTCTATACTGAAAATTCTAAAATACCTGTAGATTTAGCCGGCATAAAAGCTATGGGAATTACTCCTGTAAAAGTTAAGACTGCCAGCCATTCCAGTACTGACGAACCTCATTATAGTAAATCAGAATTGCTTAAAAAAATTCAGCAGGAAATCTAA
- the map gene encoding type I methionyl aminopeptidase has product MSREAIYKPAEIEKIAVAGKLVAQFFELLKGKIKPGLTTLEIDNWATEFAEKNKAIATFREVPNYYHSTCVSINEQIVHGIPGDRILQEGDLVKVDYGLKKDGYIGDSCCSFLLGETKARVKKLVEVTEKSLYKGIESAKLGKRLGDIGYAIQHYVETNGFSVVREYTGHGVGIDLHESPSVPHYGHKGTGLPLKEGMVIAIEPMVNMGTWKSKVLSDGWTVVTLDGKWSAQFEHTIAITADGPRILTKI; this is encoded by the coding sequence ATGAGCAGAGAAGCTATTTATAAACCAGCTGAAATCGAAAAAATCGCAGTTGCCGGCAAACTGGTAGCTCAATTTTTTGAATTATTGAAGGGTAAAATAAAGCCCGGATTAACTACTCTGGAGATTGATAACTGGGCAACCGAGTTTGCAGAAAAAAATAAAGCTATTGCAACATTCCGTGAAGTTCCCAACTATTACCACAGTACCTGTGTGTCTATAAACGAGCAGATAGTTCATGGTATCCCCGGAGACAGAATACTTCAAGAGGGAGATCTGGTCAAAGTCGATTATGGGCTTAAAAAAGACGGTTATATCGGTGATTCCTGTTGCAGCTTTTTGCTGGGTGAAACCAAAGCACGAGTGAAAAAACTTGTGGAAGTAACGGAGAAATCTTTATATAAAGGGATTGAATCGGCAAAACTCGGCAAACGTCTTGGAGATATCGGTTATGCCATTCAGCACTATGTGGAAACAAACGGGTTCAGTGTTGTGCGCGAATACACAGGGCATGGGGTTGGTATTGATTTGCATGAATCACCTTCAGTACCTCATTATGGCCATAAAGGGACAGGCTTACCACTTAAGGAAGGTATGGTTATTGCCATTGAACCAATGGTCAATATGGGAACATGGAAATCCAAAGTTTTGAGCGATGGCTGGACTGTTGTTACTCTGGATGGTAAATGGTCAGCCCAGTTTGAACATACTATAGCTATTACTGCGGACGGACCGCGAATTCTTACAAAAATATAA
- the ispH gene encoding 4-hydroxy-3-methylbut-2-enyl diphosphate reductase — translation MKSLYLASPRGFCSGVARAIKMVDDLVKKYPVPIYVYNEIVHNKKVVEYFQKKGVRFIFDIKDLPEESVIVFSAHGVSPLIREQAEKKKCTIIDATCPLVAEVHKKVHSYSRKGYHIIYIGHKNHEEVTGVMAENPKHTTLIENEIDVKKIPSNHSKFAILSQTTLNADWVLEIIEKIKSALPAQTIYNEQPASICYATTARQKAVDDLSGKVDLMLIIGSKNSSNANRLLEIASKKTKAYLLDCLDEFALSKLSKVKKLGISSGASTPESLINSAVNTLKSRFKLRCYGKIKSDVEII, via the coding sequence ATGAAGTCTCTTTATCTGGCTTCTCCCAGAGGATTCTGTTCGGGCGTGGCCAGGGCTATTAAAATGGTAGACGACCTGGTAAAAAAGTATCCGGTGCCAATTTATGTTTACAATGAAATAGTTCATAATAAAAAAGTTGTGGAATATTTCCAAAAAAAAGGTGTGCGTTTTATTTTTGATATCAAGGATTTGCCAGAAGAAAGTGTCATCGTTTTTAGTGCCCACGGCGTTTCTCCGCTAATTCGTGAACAAGCCGAGAAAAAAAAATGTACTATAATAGACGCCACTTGTCCGCTTGTGGCTGAAGTCCATAAAAAAGTACATTCCTACAGCCGTAAAGGTTATCATATTATTTATATAGGGCATAAAAATCATGAAGAAGTAACCGGTGTTATGGCGGAAAACCCCAAACATACAACGCTTATTGAAAACGAAATAGACGTAAAAAAGATACCTTCCAATCATTCTAAATTTGCTATATTAAGTCAGACCACATTAAATGCAGACTGGGTACTTGAAATTATTGAAAAAATCAAAAGCGCATTACCTGCCCAAACGATATACAATGAACAACCTGCCAGTATTTGTTATGCGACTACTGCCAGACAAAAAGCCGTTGATGACCTGTCCGGTAAAGTTGACCTGATGCTGATAATCGGGTCAAAAAACAGTTCGAATGCCAACCGTCTTCTGGAAATCGCTTCAAAAAAAACAAAAGCTTATTTGCTGGACTGCCTTGATGAGTTTGCTTTATCAAAACTCTCGAAAGTAAAAAAACTGGGAATATCTTCCGGAGCTTCTACGCCCGAATCACTGATAAATTCAGCGGTAAATACCTTAAAGTCTCGATTTAAATTAAGGTGTTATGGTAAAATCAAGTCAGATGTGGAAATCATTTAA
- the pgi gene encoding glucose-6-phosphate isomerase → MANKIVARKEKRLIELAEWNVLKQMQQLINKKGINIADLYKIEPQRMQAMTHELENMYADFSKNSVTLEIMEALNNLARAAEVEKWRDLMYSGAKINFTENRAVLHVALRNVDYINNKFVPKSSILVDGKNVMPEVAAVLNHMAEFTDRVRSGQWLGATGKPIKAIVNIGIGGSDLGPRMITKTLKAYGKDGLAMHFVSNIDGTDITEVLKQVDPETTLFIIESKTFTTEETMTNAKTAKDWFLKRFNQEDIARHFVAASTAKELVEKFGIDPQNMFPFWDWVGGRYSAPSAIGLPVMLSIGKDNYADFLKGYNVMDEHFKTAPIEKNIPMQMALIGLWYNNFMGFQSYAVLPYDQYSELFPSYLQQLDMESNGKYVNRFGEAVNYATGPVLWGAAGTNGQHSFYQLLHQSADKIIPADFIGYLRSLNPVGDHHVKLMANFLAQPEALMNGLSSEELVKSGCPANLVPHRTFKGNRPSNTIVFDKLTPKTLGMQIALYEHKVFTQGIIWQINSLDQYGVELGKKLAGKIRDQIKAGQAGEHDPSTTALMNRLLGVNK, encoded by the coding sequence ATGGCAAATAAAATAGTGGCAAGAAAAGAAAAAAGACTTATCGAATTAGCTGAATGGAATGTTCTTAAACAGATGCAGCAATTGATAAATAAAAAAGGAATAAATATAGCTGATCTTTATAAGATTGAACCTCAACGCATGCAGGCAATGACGCATGAATTGGAAAATATGTATGCTGATTTTTCCAAAAATTCGGTAACCTTAGAAATCATGGAGGCATTGAATAATCTGGCCAGAGCTGCTGAAGTTGAAAAATGGCGTGATTTGATGTATTCCGGAGCCAAGATCAATTTTACAGAAAACCGTGCAGTATTACATGTAGCATTAAGAAATGTTGATTATATCAATAACAAATTTGTTCCTAAAAGTTCGATTCTAGTTGACGGGAAGAACGTAATGCCTGAAGTTGCAGCCGTGCTTAATCATATGGCTGAATTTACAGACAGAGTAAGAAGCGGTCAATGGCTGGGCGCAACAGGCAAGCCTATCAAAGCAATCGTTAATATAGGTATCGGAGGTTCTGACCTGGGCCCAAGAATGATAACAAAGACCTTAAAGGCTTACGGCAAAGATGGCCTGGCTATGCATTTTGTGTCAAATATTGATGGCACAGATATTACGGAAGTTCTGAAACAAGTCGATCCTGAAACAACTCTGTTTATAATAGAGTCCAAAACTTTTACTACCGAAGAAACTATGACAAACGCTAAAACGGCAAAAGACTGGTTCTTGAAAAGATTCAACCAGGAAGATATAGCCAGACATTTTGTGGCTGCATCTACAGCAAAAGAACTGGTAGAAAAGTTTGGAATTGATCCCCAAAACATGTTCCCATTCTGGGACTGGGTTGGAGGCAGATATTCAGCACCTTCTGCAATAGGTTTACCGGTAATGTTATCCATAGGGAAGGATAATTACGCAGATTTTTTAAAAGGTTATAATGTAATGGATGAACATTTTAAAACAGCACCCATAGAAAAAAATATCCCTATGCAGATGGCCTTGATTGGTTTATGGTACAACAATTTTATGGGATTTCAGTCTTATGCAGTACTTCCCTATGATCAATACTCAGAATTATTTCCTTCATATTTGCAGCAGTTGGACATGGAAAGCAATGGCAAGTATGTTAATCGTTTCGGAGAAGCGGTCAATTATGCAACAGGGCCGGTATTATGGGGAGCTGCCGGGACTAATGGTCAGCATTCTTTTTATCAGCTGCTTCACCAGAGCGCTGACAAAATTATTCCTGCTGATTTTATCGGTTATTTAAGATCATTAAATCCGGTTGGTGACCATCACGTTAAATTAATGGCTAATTTTCTTGCTCAGCCGGAAGCACTAATGAATGGTCTTTCATCTGAAGAACTTGTTAAATCAGGTTGCCCGGCCAATTTGGTTCCTCACAGGACCTTTAAAGGAAACAGACCTTCCAATACTATTGTTTTTGATAAATTAACCCCGAAAACCCTGGGAATGCAAATTGCTTTATATGAACATAAAGTTTTTACACAAGGTATTATTTGGCAGATAAATAGTTTAGATCAATATGGTGTTGAACTGGGTAAAAAACTTGCCGGGAAAATTCGTGATCAGATAAAAGCTGGTCAGGCAGGCGAGCACGATCCGTCAACTACTGCTTTAATGAACAGATTACTTGGTGTAAATAAATAA